In one Curtobacterium citreum genomic region, the following are encoded:
- a CDS encoding ABC transporter ATP-binding protein: MGGVTDALLHATGLRVTRSGRDLLRDVDLTVRSGEHWALLGPNGAGKSTLLAVLGATSHPSAGTVDVLGRRLGRVDVRELREHIGHVDPRHRVTSPLTVLEVVLTGVTGTTDLMMRWSPTAQQLATARGHVADVGLEARVDAPWPVLSQGERGRALIARALMSEPRLLLLDEPATGLDVAAREHLLDTVDALRLRRPGLGSVMVTHHLEDLPTSTSHAMLLRDGAVVAQGPADRVITSSAVSHAFDFPLAVVRTEGRWHARRAA, encoded by the coding sequence ATGGGGGGCGTGACCGACGCCCTCCTCCACGCCACCGGTCTGCGCGTCACGCGCTCCGGCCGCGACCTGCTCCGCGACGTCGACCTGACGGTCCGGAGCGGCGAGCACTGGGCGCTGCTCGGGCCGAACGGCGCGGGCAAGTCGACGCTCCTCGCGGTCCTCGGTGCGACGAGCCACCCCTCCGCGGGCACCGTCGACGTGCTCGGCCGACGGCTCGGACGCGTCGACGTCCGGGAGCTCCGCGAGCACATCGGGCACGTCGACCCCCGACACCGGGTGACGTCGCCGCTGACCGTGCTCGAGGTCGTGCTCACCGGCGTCACCGGGACGACCGACCTGATGATGCGGTGGTCACCCACCGCCCAGCAGCTCGCCACCGCGCGGGGTCACGTCGCGGACGTCGGCCTGGAGGCACGGGTCGACGCACCCTGGCCCGTCCTGTCCCAGGGTGAGCGGGGTCGTGCACTCATCGCCCGCGCGCTGATGTCCGAGCCACGCCTGCTGCTCCTCGACGAGCCGGCCACGGGACTCGACGTCGCCGCACGGGAGCACCTGCTCGACACCGTCGACGCGCTCCGACTCCGGCGTCCCGGCCTCGGCAGCGTGATGGTCACCCACCACCTCGAGGACCTGCCGACGTCGACCTCGCACGCGATGCTGCTCCGGGACGGGGCCGTCGTGGCGCAGGGTCCCGCCGATCGGGTCATCACGTCCTCCGCGGTCTCGCACGCCTTCGACTTCCCGCTCGCCGTGGTGCGGACCGAGGGCCGCTGGCACGCCCGCCGGGCGGCCTGA
- a CDS encoding GntR family transcriptional regulator gives MPVPKSTVDNSPRKLLRDVVLEKMLAAIQDGTLQAGERLNDDELVSWLGVSRTPIREAIAKLVDYGLVEMEANRYTRVASPTREQFDDALQLYYGYAELAARWAVPRLDDAASKKALKLLDELARRAAAEDPKVFATLDELLRFFVANTGNALMGQLGESLIVRTQFVMLTEPQFMFWDAGSGIDTLAAAVRSKDGDAAGAVIRALGTALFAHLREVRTPA, from the coding sequence ATGCCCGTCCCCAAGTCGACCGTCGACAACTCGCCCCGCAAGCTCCTGCGGGACGTCGTGCTCGAGAAGATGCTCGCCGCGATCCAGGACGGCACCCTGCAGGCCGGCGAGCGCCTGAACGACGACGAGCTGGTCTCCTGGCTCGGCGTCAGCCGCACCCCCATCCGCGAGGCCATCGCGAAGCTCGTCGACTACGGCCTGGTGGAGATGGAGGCGAACCGCTACACCCGCGTCGCCTCGCCGACCCGCGAGCAGTTCGACGACGCGCTGCAGCTGTACTACGGCTACGCCGAGCTCGCCGCACGCTGGGCGGTCCCCCGTCTCGACGACGCCGCGTCGAAGAAGGCCCTGAAGCTCCTCGACGAGCTGGCCCGCCGCGCCGCCGCCGAGGACCCGAAGGTCTTCGCGACCCTCGACGAGCTCCTGCGCTTCTTCGTGGCGAACACCGGCAACGCGCTCATGGGGCAGCTCGGCGAGTCGCTCATCGTCCGCACCCAGTTCGTCATGCTCACCGAGCCGCAGTTCATGTTCTGGGACGCCGGCTCGGGCATCGACACCCTCGCCGCCGCGGTCCGCTCGAAGGACGGCGACGCCGCCGGCGCGGTCATCCGTGCCCTCGGCACGGCGCTGTTCGCCCACCTGCGCGAGGTCCGCACCCCAGCATGA
- a CDS encoding MDR family oxidoreductase, translating into MTRAVLVSRSTPPAVTQVDVPEPDEGEALVDVTYSSVNYKDGLALAGNPGVARVDPLVPGIDVVGTVSALGPGVHDVAIGDRVVCNGAGLGETRHGGWAEHAVVPSGALVVLPDGIEDSFAAAIGTAGFTAMLSVLALERLVAPDDGPVLVTGASGGVGTVAIALLAARGYRVTASTGRTTNEASLRRLGATEVVDRSTFAALGKPLQRATWAGAVDSVGGATLANVLAATRWGGAVTACGLAQDSALPTTVMPFILRAVSLLGINSVEAPLPLRQRAWDRLATDLDPALLADVTRTVDLEHAIGVGADVVAGRVHGRTVVDLRA; encoded by the coding sequence ATGACGCGCGCAGTCCTCGTCTCCCGTTCCACCCCGCCCGCCGTCACGCAGGTCGACGTGCCCGAACCCGACGAGGGCGAGGCCCTCGTCGACGTCACGTACTCGAGCGTGAACTACAAGGACGGCCTCGCCCTCGCCGGCAACCCCGGCGTCGCCCGGGTCGACCCGCTCGTCCCGGGCATCGACGTCGTCGGCACGGTGTCCGCGCTCGGCCCCGGGGTGCACGACGTCGCGATCGGGGACCGGGTCGTGTGCAACGGCGCGGGCCTCGGCGAGACGCGGCACGGCGGCTGGGCCGAGCACGCGGTCGTCCCGAGCGGGGCCCTCGTCGTGCTGCCGGACGGCATCGAGGACTCCTTCGCCGCCGCGATCGGCACGGCGGGCTTCACGGCGATGCTGTCGGTCCTCGCCCTCGAGCGTCTGGTCGCGCCGGACGACGGCCCGGTCCTGGTCACCGGCGCCTCGGGCGGGGTCGGCACGGTCGCGATCGCGCTGCTCGCGGCGCGTGGGTACCGGGTCACCGCCTCGACGGGGCGCACGACGAACGAGGCCTCGCTCCGCAGGCTCGGTGCGACCGAGGTCGTCGACCGGAGCACGTTCGCCGCGCTCGGCAAGCCCCTGCAGCGGGCGACGTGGGCGGGCGCGGTGGACAGCGTCGGCGGCGCGACCCTGGCGAACGTCCTCGCCGCGACCCGGTGGGGCGGCGCGGTCACGGCGTGCGGTCTGGCGCAGGACTCGGCGCTCCCGACGACCGTGATGCCCTTCATCCTCCGCGCGGTGTCGCTCCTCGGCATCAACTCCGTCGAGGCCCCGCTGCCCCTGCGGCAGCGGGCGTGGGACCGGCTCGCGACCGACCTCGACCCGGCGCTCCTGGCGGACGTCACACGAACGGTCGACCTCGAGCACGCGATCGGCGTCGGTGCGGACGTCGTCGCCGGGCGGGTGCACGGCCGGACGGTCGTCGACCTCCGCGCCTGA
- a CDS encoding 6-phosphofructokinase, whose translation MRIGILTSGGDCPGLNAVIRGIVLKGIAIHGHEFVGFRDGWRGVVDGDIVPLGRKDIQGIAKQGGTILGTSRTNPFEGPNGGVENITATLERHGIDAIVAIGGEGTLAAAKRLTDAGLKIVGVPKTVDNDLGATDYTFGFDTAVAIATEAMDRLRTTGESHSRCMVAEVMGRHVGWIALHSGMAAGAHAILIPEQKTSMEQIAEWVRSAYDRGRAPLVVVAEGFVPDHEDNAHTERGLDAFGRPRLGGIGERLAPMIEELTGIETRATTLGHIQRGGTPTAYDRVLSTRLGLAAIDSVVEGRWGRMVALQGTDIVHVSFEDALGELKTVPQDRYDEAAILFG comes from the coding sequence ATGCGCATCGGCATCCTCACCTCCGGAGGCGACTGCCCCGGCCTGAACGCGGTCATCCGCGGCATCGTGCTCAAGGGCATCGCGATCCACGGACACGAGTTCGTGGGGTTCCGCGACGGCTGGCGGGGCGTCGTCGACGGCGACATCGTGCCGCTCGGGCGCAAGGACATCCAGGGCATCGCGAAGCAGGGCGGGACCATCCTCGGCACGAGCCGGACGAACCCGTTCGAGGGGCCGAACGGCGGCGTCGAGAACATCACGGCGACGCTCGAGCGGCACGGCATCGACGCGATCGTCGCGATCGGCGGTGAGGGCACCCTCGCGGCCGCGAAGCGCCTGACCGACGCGGGGCTCAAGATCGTGGGCGTCCCGAAGACCGTCGACAACGACCTCGGCGCGACCGACTACACGTTCGGCTTCGACACGGCCGTCGCGATCGCGACCGAGGCGATGGACCGCCTGCGCACCACCGGCGAGTCGCACTCCCGCTGCATGGTCGCCGAGGTGATGGGCCGCCACGTCGGATGGATCGCGCTGCACTCCGGGATGGCCGCCGGCGCACACGCGATCCTCATCCCGGAGCAGAAGACGAGCATGGAACAGATCGCCGAGTGGGTGCGGTCGGCCTACGACCGTGGCCGCGCCCCGCTCGTCGTGGTCGCCGAGGGCTTCGTCCCCGACCACGAGGACAACGCGCACACCGAGCGCGGGCTCGACGCGTTCGGGCGGCCGCGGCTCGGCGGCATCGGGGAGCGCCTGGCGCCGATGATCGAGGAGCTGACGGGCATCGAGACGCGGGCGACGACCCTCGGGCACATCCAGCGCGGCGGGACGCCGACCGCGTACGACCGGGTGCTGTCGACCCGGCTCGGGCTCGCGGCGATCGACTCCGTCGTCGAGGGTCGCTGGGGCCGGATGGTCGCGCTGCAGGGGACGGACATCGTGCACGTCTCGTTCGAGGACGCGCTCGGGGAGCTCAAGACGGTGCCGCAGGACCGCTACGACGAGGCCGCGATCCTGTTCGGGTGA
- a CDS encoding DNA-3-methyladenine glycosylase family protein — translation MPSPVAAAPSAAAGRVDTVYRPGGALDVRATLRPLQRGSGDPAFQVVGADTWLALRTPTGAASVLVRRAGADAVAVSAWGDGAGWAVEHAPDLLGRGDDWSDLDVRAHPFLAEARHRQPGLRLLRTNTVVAMLVPAVMEQKVTSRQAWRAWRYLLRRFGEPAPGPAPDGMFVQPTAEQWARIPSWEWHRAGIEPGRSATVMRAMRVAPALERTLGLGRGGAVVAERLQSVPGIGRWTAAETAQRAHGDPDSPSVGDFHVPALVGWALTGAPVDDDGMLELLEPWRGHRERVVRLIGGSGFRKPAFGPRMTIQDHRFH, via the coding sequence CTGCCGTCTCCCGTCGCCGCCGCCCCGTCGGCTGCGGCCGGTCGCGTGGACACGGTCTACCGGCCTGGAGGCGCGTTGGACGTCCGCGCGACCCTCCGGCCCCTGCAGCGCGGCTCCGGCGACCCCGCCTTCCAGGTGGTCGGCGCCGACACGTGGCTCGCCCTGCGCACGCCGACCGGCGCGGCCTCGGTGCTCGTCCGGCGGGCGGGCGCGGACGCCGTCGCGGTGTCGGCGTGGGGCGACGGCGCCGGGTGGGCGGTCGAGCACGCCCCGGACCTGCTCGGCCGCGGCGACGACTGGTCCGACCTGGACGTACGGGCGCACCCCTTCCTGGCCGAGGCGCGCCACCGCCAACCGGGGCTCCGCCTGCTCCGCACGAACACGGTCGTCGCGATGCTCGTGCCGGCGGTCATGGAGCAGAAGGTGACCTCGCGCCAGGCCTGGCGCGCCTGGCGGTACCTGCTGCGGCGATTCGGTGAACCCGCACCCGGGCCGGCGCCCGACGGCATGTTCGTGCAGCCGACCGCGGAGCAGTGGGCCCGGATCCCGAGCTGGGAGTGGCACCGGGCCGGCATCGAACCCGGTCGGTCGGCGACCGTGATGCGGGCGATGCGGGTCGCCCCGGCGCTCGAGCGGACCCTCGGGCTCGGCCGCGGGGGAGCGGTCGTGGCCGAGCGGCTGCAGTCGGTGCCCGGGATCGGCCGGTGGACGGCTGCCGAGACCGCGCAGCGTGCGCACGGTGACCCGGACTCGCCGAGCGTCGGGGACTTCCACGTGCCGGCGCTCGTCGGGTGGGCGCTCACCGGGGCGCCGGTGGACGACGACGGGATGCTCGAGCTCCTCGAACCCTGGCGTGGGCACCGGGAGCGGGTCGTGCGGCTGATCGGGGGCTCGGGCTTCCGGAAGCCGGCGTTCGGGCCGCGCATGACGATCCAGGACCACCGGTTCCACTGA
- a CDS encoding M23 family metallopeptidase, which yields MEGGSSYHQGIDFAASAGTPIHAVASGTVVTAGPLAGWAFGNLTRIQHDGYMSWYGHQSSIAVKVGQRVTAGQYIGKVGSTGISSGAHLHLGLSTGSSSTFIDPAPYILGAPKSDGSTAPATPRDDDFTLIKSPGRGAAIIGAGYFRALPTAEFETCAVSLAGPAVEGNDRQFDVWKSIALSGTVAA from the coding sequence GTGGAAGGTGGGAGCTCGTACCACCAGGGCATCGACTTCGCTGCGAGTGCGGGCACACCGATCCACGCGGTGGCGTCTGGCACCGTGGTGACCGCGGGGCCGCTCGCAGGATGGGCCTTCGGGAACCTCACCCGGATCCAGCACGACGGGTACATGAGTTGGTACGGCCACCAGAGCTCCATCGCTGTGAAGGTCGGGCAGCGGGTGACCGCGGGTCAGTACATCGGCAAGGTCGGGTCGACGGGCATCTCGAGCGGTGCGCACCTGCACCTGGGCCTGTCGACCGGGTCGAGCTCGACGTTCATCGATCCGGCACCGTACATCCTCGGCGCCCCGAAGTCGGACGGATCGACCGCGCCTGCCACACCGCGCGACGACGACTTCACGCTCATCAAGTCACCGGGCCGCGGCGCGGCCATCATCGGCGCCGGGTACTTCCGCGCCCTGCCGACGGCGGAGTTCGAGACGTGCGCCGTCTCGCTCGCCGGGCCCGCGGTCGAGGGCAACGACCGCCAGTTCGACGTCTGGAAGTCCATCGCGTTGAGCGGCACCGTCGCGGCCTGA
- a CDS encoding zinc transporter permease, producing the protein MTDPNTTPGAEGDEHRVAEHDVAAHDHEQDGGEHETVEHGDHVDFVHDGHRHARHGDHYDEH; encoded by the coding sequence ATGACCGACCCGAACACCACCCCCGGAGCCGAGGGTGACGAGCACCGCGTCGCCGAGCACGACGTCGCGGCGCACGACCACGAGCAGGACGGCGGTGAGCACGAGACCGTCGAGCACGGCGACCACGTCGACTTCGTGCACGACGGCCACCGCCACGCTCGCCACGGGGACCACTACGACGAGCACTGA
- a CDS encoding NAD-dependent epimerase/dehydratase family protein has translation MQHTKTAVIAGCGDLGTEAGLRFADQGYTVVGLRRRAERIPAPITGRSVDLRREAPTIDADTAVVVVAFAAGSRDVDEYRATYVDGLRNVLDGVEASGASPRVVVVSSTAVYDESDGGEVSEETPARAGTPTAGVLLEAEELLRARRQDAVLVRLSGIYGPGRERLVDQVRDGSARLAPVAGGSPHTNRIHRDDAAAALVHLAAVPDPAPTYLGTDDEPVRLDDVLVFLAGELGVPEPPRAEASGRQAGGDKRLSNALLRSTGWEPRYPTFREGYRAVLAGEGVRHP, from the coding sequence GTGCAGCACACGAAGACCGCCGTCATCGCCGGGTGCGGGGACCTCGGGACCGAGGCCGGACTCCGCTTCGCCGACCAGGGGTACACGGTGGTCGGGCTCCGGCGCCGAGCCGAACGGATCCCGGCGCCGATCACCGGCCGGAGCGTCGATCTGCGACGGGAGGCGCCGACCATCGACGCGGACACGGCCGTCGTCGTCGTGGCGTTCGCCGCAGGCTCCCGTGACGTCGACGAGTACCGCGCGACCTACGTGGACGGGCTGCGGAACGTGCTCGACGGCGTCGAGGCGTCCGGGGCCTCGCCTCGGGTGGTCGTGGTGTCCTCGACCGCGGTGTACGACGAGTCCGACGGCGGCGAGGTGTCCGAGGAGACCCCGGCACGTGCGGGGACACCGACCGCGGGCGTACTGCTCGAGGCCGAGGAGTTGCTGCGCGCCCGACGCCAGGACGCCGTGCTCGTGCGGCTCTCCGGGATCTACGGACCCGGGCGGGAACGGTTGGTCGACCAGGTGCGGGACGGCTCCGCACGACTGGCCCCCGTCGCGGGCGGCTCACCGCACACGAACCGGATCCACCGGGACGACGCCGCCGCGGCGCTCGTGCACCTGGCGGCCGTCCCGGACCCGGCGCCGACGTACCTGGGGACCGACGACGAGCCGGTCCGGCTCGACGACGTCCTCGTGTTCCTGGCCGGCGAGCTCGGCGTGCCGGAGCCGCCGCGTGCCGAGGCGTCCGGGCGGCAGGCGGGCGGCGACAAGCGGCTGTCGAACGCGCTGCTGCGGTCGACGGGCTGGGAACCGCGGTACCCGACGTTCCGCGAGGGGTACCGCGCGGTGCTCGCGGGCGAGGGCGTCCGGCACCCCTGA
- a CDS encoding ABC transporter substrate-binding protein yields the protein MRKSLKTSITLATTGALVLGGAAFGVSAAQADGTVHTVSSSSSKIPGPVASVPEVKGGNTAVALDKGFTDALTSLGLTPGVSGNAKLENGSVSFPITAGSVTYWSPDGNYRPYVQGLLDHDDSGLTLKAGDTTVTLENFVVNPGSSKLYGDVLVNGQVAASNAYLFSLHGGTLKPLQLEGDNAILTGTTVHVSDDAAKLLNSTFKTDAVKGGLLVGTATITAQIK from the coding sequence ATGCGTAAGAGCCTGAAGACCTCGATCACCCTCGCCACCACGGGCGCCCTGGTGCTCGGCGGCGCCGCGTTCGGTGTGTCCGCCGCGCAGGCCGACGGCACCGTCCACACCGTCTCCTCGTCCTCGTCGAAGATCCCCGGCCCGGTCGCGTCGGTGCCGGAGGTCAAGGGCGGCAACACCGCCGTCGCGCTGGACAAGGGCTTCACCGACGCGCTGACCTCGCTGGGCCTGACCCCGGGTGTGTCGGGCAACGCGAAGCTGGAGAACGGGTCGGTGTCGTTCCCGATCACGGCCGGTTCGGTGACGTACTGGTCGCCGGACGGCAACTACCGCCCGTACGTGCAGGGGCTGCTGGACCACGACGACTCGGGCCTGACGCTCAAGGCCGGTGACACGACGGTGACGCTGGAGAACTTCGTGGTGAACCCGGGTTCGTCCAAGCTCTACGGTGACGTGCTGGTCAACGGGCAGGTCGCCGCGTCCAACGCGTACCTGTTCTCGCTGCACGGTGGCACGCTCAAGCCGCTGCAGCTCGAGGGTGACAACGCGATCCTGACCGGCACCACGGTCCACGTCTCCGACGACGCCGCGAAGCTGCTCAACAGCACCTTCAAGACCGACGCGGTCAAGGGTGGTCTCCTCGTCGGGACCGCGACCATCACCGCACAGATCAAGTAA
- a CDS encoding YceI family protein, with amino-acid sequence MGLRTRTKVIIGIASGVVVIGAAAAIAGPVIYANTVNGQAAAAPSLSASASGAAGSLTASEANGTWTSKGTSYAGYRVHEVLQGNDVNVVGRTKDVEGTAEVAGGSLTKAEVTVQVGKISTPEAARDAYFRDKALETAKFPTATFTLTQPVDVSKALDGTAQDVTLTGTMDLHGVEKPVTADAQVAVGQGGTVQVVGSVPITFADYGVQAPSLGFVTVDDKGSVEFSLDLGK; translated from the coding sequence ATGGGACTCCGCACACGTACGAAGGTCATCATCGGCATCGCCTCGGGCGTCGTCGTCATCGGGGCCGCCGCCGCGATCGCCGGCCCGGTCATCTACGCGAACACGGTCAACGGCCAGGCCGCCGCCGCACCCTCCCTCAGCGCGAGCGCGTCCGGCGCCGCCGGGTCGCTCACCGCGAGCGAGGCGAACGGCACCTGGACGAGCAAGGGCACGTCGTACGCGGGCTACCGCGTGCACGAGGTCCTGCAGGGGAATGATGTGAACGTGGTCGGTCGCACGAAGGACGTCGAGGGCACGGCGGAGGTCGCCGGCGGTTCCCTCACGAAGGCCGAGGTCACCGTGCAGGTCGGCAAGATCAGCACGCCGGAGGCCGCCCGCGACGCGTACTTCCGCGACAAGGCACTCGAGACCGCCAAGTTCCCCACCGCGACGTTCACGCTCACCCAGCCCGTCGACGTCTCGAAGGCGCTCGACGGCACCGCCCAGGACGTGACCCTCACCGGCACGATGGACCTGCACGGCGTCGAGAAGCCCGTCACCGCCGACGCACAGGTCGCCGTCGGCCAGGGCGGCACCGTCCAGGTCGTCGGCAGCGTGCCGATCACCTTCGCCGACTACGGCGTCCAGGCCCCGTCGCTCGGGTTCGTCACCGTCGACGACAAGGGTTCCGTCGAGTTCTCCCTCGACCTGGGGAAGTGA
- a CDS encoding sigma-70 family RNA polymerase sigma factor, translating into MTGRPADELLATLHREHGDALTRYVRHLTRDGSIVEDVVQETMVRAWQRPAVLELAPDSARAWLFTVARNLVVDDARSARNRREQGSEHPVDRAEADRTDAVLDRIVVADALASLSAEHRRVVVDAYWLGHTVPEIARRHDIPEGTAKSRLHYGLRALRLALQERGVTR; encoded by the coding sequence ATGACGGGCCGTCCCGCCGACGAACTGCTGGCGACGCTGCACCGCGAGCACGGTGACGCACTCACGCGGTACGTCCGGCACCTGACGCGGGACGGCTCGATCGTCGAGGACGTCGTCCAGGAGACCATGGTCCGCGCGTGGCAGCGCCCGGCCGTCCTCGAGCTCGCGCCGGACAGCGCACGCGCCTGGCTCTTCACGGTCGCCCGCAACCTGGTCGTCGACGACGCCCGCTCCGCCCGCAACCGACGCGAGCAGGGCTCCGAGCACCCGGTCGACCGTGCCGAGGCCGACCGCACCGACGCCGTCCTCGACCGCATCGTGGTCGCCGACGCACTGGCATCGCTGAGTGCCGAGCACCGCCGCGTGGTGGTCGACGCCTACTGGTTGGGGCACACGGTCCCCGAGATCGCCCGACGACACGACATCCCCGAGGGCACCGCGAAGTCGCGGCTGCACTACGGGCTGCGAGCCCTCCGGCTCGCCCTGCAGGAACGAGGAGTGACCCGATGA
- a CDS encoding anti-sigma factor family protein: MSVDPTAHDRYAEWDAAYVLGSLPADERLEYERHLESCPRCTAAVAELVGLPGLLGKLPADQAIEIAEPDGRHDTGSAGTLASVAHRVRRRRRRRRVWVAATAGLAVVAAVLGGLAVGTAGERGTVQAGASRTAAGPGDRYTMTGSQGLDVDLAVSGEQWGTRFDWGCSYGGKQWSSDGSVMYDLVVVRTDGTVQTVASWSAAGAEARGLSASTDIPRDEIATVEVRLRGESGVLADVHL; the protein is encoded by the coding sequence ATGAGCGTGGACCCGACCGCGCACGACCGCTACGCCGAGTGGGACGCCGCCTACGTGCTGGGCTCCCTGCCCGCCGACGAGCGCCTGGAGTACGAGCGGCACCTGGAGTCGTGCCCCCGCTGCACCGCAGCGGTCGCCGAGTTGGTCGGTCTGCCCGGCCTGCTGGGCAAGCTGCCCGCCGACCAGGCGATCGAGATCGCCGAACCGGACGGGAGGCACGACACCGGTTCCGCGGGCACCCTCGCCTCCGTCGCGCACCGCGTCCGGCGCCGTCGTCGTCGTCGCCGGGTCTGGGTCGCGGCCACCGCGGGGCTCGCGGTCGTCGCCGCCGTGCTCGGCGGGCTCGCCGTCGGGACAGCGGGGGAGCGCGGTACCGTCCAGGCCGGTGCGTCGCGGACCGCCGCCGGCCCGGGGGACCGATACACGATGACCGGCTCGCAGGGTCTCGACGTCGACCTCGCGGTCAGCGGGGAGCAGTGGGGCACGCGCTTCGACTGGGGGTGCTCGTACGGCGGCAAGCAGTGGTCGTCGGACGGCTCGGTGATGTACGACCTCGTGGTGGTCCGCACCGACGGCACCGTGCAGACCGTGGCGTCGTGGTCGGCCGCCGGCGCCGAGGCCCGCGGGCTCTCCGCCTCGACCGACATCCCCCGCGACGAGATCGCGACCGTCGAGGTCCGGCTCCGCGGGGAGTCCGGCGTCCTGGCCGACGTGCACCTCTGA
- a CDS encoding MarR family winged helix-turn-helix transcriptional regulator, with amino-acid sequence MSTEGSGDHDWATWDAYHDAWRRLDRALDRAVQEGAGISVPEFEILIGLHRDPEHRLRVRDISTGIGWEKSRVSHQVTRMVARGLVVRADCPQDGRGSWVEMTPDGRRAVLAGIRAHTGALEELFWRPVGTDADTLRSVSARLDEAVGPDDHEGSAAD; translated from the coding sequence ATGTCGACGGAGGGCAGCGGTGACCACGACTGGGCCACCTGGGACGCGTACCACGACGCCTGGCGACGGCTCGACCGGGCCCTCGACCGGGCGGTGCAGGAGGGGGCGGGGATCTCCGTCCCCGAGTTCGAGATCCTGATCGGCCTCCACCGCGACCCCGAGCACCGCCTGCGGGTCCGTGACATCTCGACGGGCATCGGCTGGGAGAAGTCGCGCGTCAGCCACCAGGTGACGCGCATGGTCGCGCGCGGTCTGGTCGTCCGCGCCGACTGCCCGCAGGACGGGCGCGGCAGCTGGGTGGAGATGACGCCGGACGGGCGGCGCGCGGTCCTCGCCGGGATCCGGGCGCACACGGGCGCGCTCGAGGAACTGTTCTGGAGGCCCGTGGGGACGGACGCGGACACGCTGCGGTCGGTCAGTGCGCGCCTGGACGAGGCCGTCGGCCCCGACGACCACGAGGGCTCCGCCGCCGATTGA